The following are from one region of the Rhizobium sullae genome:
- a CDS encoding ETC complex I subunit, producing the protein MSAKIYRPAKTAMQSGKAKTHLWVLEFDQEQPRKIDPIMGYTSSGDMRQQVKLTFETQELAEAYAKRNGIEYRVIAPKDPARQTVAYPDNFRYTRTQPWTH; encoded by the coding sequence ATGTCTGCCAAGATCTACCGTCCCGCAAAGACCGCCATGCAGTCCGGCAAGGCAAAGACGCATCTTTGGGTGCTCGAATTCGATCAGGAGCAGCCGCGCAAGATCGACCCCATCATGGGCTACACGTCCTCCGGCGATATGCGCCAGCAGGTGAAGCTGACCTTCGAGACGCAGGAACTGGCGGAAGCCTATGCCAAGCGCAACGGCATCGAATACCGCGTGATCGCGCCGAAGGATCCGGCTCGCCAGACGGTGGCTTATCCTGATAATTTCCGCTATACGCGCACACAGCCCTGGACGCATTGA
- a CDS encoding DUF192 domain-containing protein has product MAIHAIKGAFLALFFILAASAFAQQQPPFDKEPLVIRTASGKMLNFTVEIAATDDQRQYGLMFRKEMAEDAGMIFDFGQPRRVTMWMENTILPLDMLFIDSGGTIRHIKENAVPYSRAIIDSMGEVKYVVELNAGVVRKSGISVGDKVVSATVTKKK; this is encoded by the coding sequence ATGGCCATACATGCCATCAAAGGCGCCTTCCTGGCGCTTTTTTTCATTCTGGCCGCTTCCGCCTTTGCCCAGCAGCAACCGCCTTTCGACAAGGAACCGCTGGTGATCCGGACGGCCTCCGGCAAGATGCTGAATTTCACAGTGGAGATTGCCGCCACCGATGATCAGCGTCAGTACGGCCTGATGTTCCGTAAGGAAATGGCCGAGGATGCTGGAATGATCTTCGACTTCGGCCAGCCACGGCGGGTGACTATGTGGATGGAGAACACCATTCTGCCGCTCGACATGCTCTTCATCGACAGCGGCGGCACCATCCGCCACATCAAGGAAAATGCCGTTCCCTATTCTCGGGCGATCATCGATTCGATGGGCGAGGTGAAATACGTCGTCGAGCTGAATGCCGGTGTCGTCAGGAAATCCGGCATCTCGGTCGGCGACAAGGTCGTGAGCGCCACGGTGACGAAGAAAAAGTAG
- a CDS encoding cold-shock protein, whose product MADRISSKEFTDIDDLSGEAVDLVEITGVVKWFDVAKGFGFIVPDNGMQDVLLHVTCLRRDGYQTILEGTRIVALIQRRERGYQAFKILSMDQSTAVHPSQLPPVRTHVQVTPTSGLERALVKWFNRTKGFGFLTRGEGTEDIFVHMETLRRFGLTELRPGQVVLVRYGDGDKGLMAAEIHPDMPSPASRSH is encoded by the coding sequence ATGGCTGACAGGATTTCATCGAAGGAATTCACCGATATTGACGACCTGTCCGGGGAAGCCGTCGACCTCGTTGAAATCACCGGTGTCGTCAAGTGGTTCGATGTCGCCAAGGGCTTCGGCTTCATCGTTCCGGACAACGGCATGCAGGACGTCCTGCTGCACGTCACCTGCCTTCGACGCGACGGTTACCAGACGATCCTCGAGGGCACGCGGATTGTCGCGTTGATCCAGCGCCGCGAGCGCGGCTACCAGGCCTTCAAGATACTCTCCATGGACCAGTCGACCGCCGTACATCCGTCGCAGTTGCCGCCGGTGCGCACGCACGTGCAGGTCACGCCGACGAGCGGTCTTGAGCGCGCGCTGGTGAAGTGGTTCAACCGGACGAAAGGCTTCGGCTTCCTGACGCGCGGCGAGGGGACGGAAGATATCTTCGTGCATATGGAAACGCTGCGCCGCTTTGGCTTGACGGAGCTTCGCCCCGGCCAGGTCGTACTCGTGCGCTACGGCGATGGCGACAAGGGGCTGATGGCTGCCGAAATCCATCCGGATATGCCAAGCCCGGCAAGCCGGTCGCACTGA
- a CDS encoding VOC family protein, which yields MRYLHTMVRVKDLDASLHFYGTLFGLKEIRRSENESGRFTLVFLAANEDITNAEKNGAPCLELTYNWDPEEYTGGRNFGHLAYEVDDIYATCRHLMDNGITINRPPRDGRMAFVRSPDGISIEILQKSGSLPAAEPWLSMGNTGAW from the coding sequence ATGCGTTATCTCCACACTATGGTCCGCGTGAAGGATCTGGATGCCTCCCTGCATTTCTACGGCACGCTGTTCGGCCTGAAGGAAATCCGCAGATCCGAAAATGAAAGCGGCCGTTTCACGCTGGTTTTCCTCGCCGCAAACGAGGATATCACAAATGCAGAGAAAAATGGCGCCCCCTGCCTCGAACTTACTTACAATTGGGATCCCGAGGAATATACCGGCGGACGCAACTTCGGCCACCTCGCCTACGAGGTCGACGACATCTATGCGACCTGCCGGCATCTGATGGACAACGGAATTACCATCAACCGCCCGCCGCGCGACGGCCGCATGGCCTTCGTGCGCTCGCCGGACGGCATCTCCATCGAAATCCTGCAGAAGAGCGGCAGCCTTCCGGCGGCCGAGCCGTGGCTTTCGATGGGCAATACGGGCGCCTGGTAG
- a CDS encoding YcbK family protein, with protein MLTLDKRMPAAGALLIAVAALALSGCVSDQKALDSAAGVPADPAAEQLAANTPGKSAKGAYRDPMATDVSGAPPSAAAQDPNAAAMPAGAAAAQPANIGGLAMQPTRINANTMSIFSAQPATPQNNRTSTIIQPADTNAYAPVQGVNAARSSVFSAPPPVEPAQQGEVLVPQQSSENTGTRLAPAYQTASIATGSLQSGSMNALYAAPKQNLVGGLAGLLEKASLQGMTRVAPNGLHIQNGSVEVGCFKPAMLNVIKAVEAHFGKPVVVTSGYRDPGHNRMVGGAEESMHKTCDAADIKIDGISKWDIAGYIRSLPDRGGVGTYCHTESVHLDTGKSRDWNWGCGAGRARTPGARAI; from the coding sequence TTGCTCACTCTCGATAAGCGGATGCCCGCCGCGGGCGCGCTTCTCATCGCTGTTGCCGCCCTTGCGCTCTCGGGCTGCGTCTCGGACCAGAAGGCTCTCGATTCCGCAGCCGGCGTGCCTGCCGATCCTGCGGCCGAGCAGCTTGCCGCGAATACGCCGGGCAAATCCGCCAAGGGCGCCTATCGTGATCCGATGGCCACAGATGTCTCGGGCGCGCCGCCGTCGGCGGCAGCGCAGGATCCGAACGCCGCCGCCATGCCCGCCGGCGCTGCTGCCGCCCAGCCCGCCAATATCGGCGGCTTGGCGATGCAGCCGACGCGCATCAATGCGAACACAATGAGCATCTTTTCCGCCCAGCCGGCGACGCCGCAGAACAACAGGACCTCGACGATCATTCAGCCGGCGGACACCAACGCCTATGCACCGGTTCAAGGCGTCAACGCAGCACGTAGCAGCGTTTTCAGCGCGCCGCCGCCCGTAGAGCCGGCGCAGCAGGGCGAGGTGCTTGTGCCACAACAGTCCTCCGAAAACACCGGCACACGGCTCGCACCCGCCTATCAGACGGCATCAATCGCGACCGGCAGCCTGCAAAGCGGATCGATGAACGCGCTCTACGCCGCTCCGAAGCAGAACCTCGTCGGCGGCCTTGCCGGGCTCCTTGAGAAGGCATCGCTGCAGGGCATGACGCGGGTGGCGCCGAATGGCCTGCACATCCAGAACGGCAGCGTCGAAGTCGGCTGCTTCAAGCCCGCTATGCTCAATGTCATCAAGGCGGTCGAAGCCCATTTCGGCAAGCCCGTCGTCGTCACCTCCGGATATCGCGATCCCGGTCATAACCGCATGGTCGGCGGCGCCGAAGAATCGATGCACAAGACCTGCGACGCCGCAGATATCAAGATCGACGGCATCTCCAAATGGGATATCGCCGGCTATATCCGCTCTCTGCCGGACCGCGGCGGTGTCGGCACCTACTGCCACACCGAATCCGTCCATCTCGACACCGGCAAAAGCCGCGACTGGAATTGGGGCTGCGGCGCCGGACGCGCGAGAACGCCGGGCGCAAGAGCCATCTGA
- the gmd gene encoding GDP-mannose 4,6-dehydratase — MSKDAKVALITGVTGQDGAYLAQLLLDKGYIVHGIKRRSSSFNTGRIENIYQDPHETNARFFLHYGDMTDATNLIRIVQETKPDEIYNLAAQSHVQVSFETPEYTANADGIGTLRLLEAIRILGLDKTTRFYQASTSELYGLVQEVPQRETTPFYPRSPYAAAKLYAYWIVVNYREAYGMHASNGILFNHESPLRGETFVTRKITRAAAAIKLGRQERLYLGNLDAKRDWGHAREYVRGMWLMLQQDQPDDYVLATGETTPVRTFVEWAFADIGIDLEWKGRGVEEKGIDAATGQVLVEVDPRYFRPTEVDLLIGDPTKAHEKLGWHHETGVRELAREMVQEDLRVMQSDVVAKGV, encoded by the coding sequence ATGAGCAAGGATGCCAAAGTCGCCCTGATTACTGGCGTAACAGGGCAAGATGGAGCTTATTTGGCCCAACTGCTTTTGGATAAAGGTTATATTGTTCATGGGATCAAACGCCGGTCTTCCTCCTTCAATACCGGCCGGATTGAGAACATCTATCAAGACCCGCACGAAACGAATGCGCGTTTTTTCCTGCACTACGGCGACATGACGGACGCCACGAACCTTATCCGTATCGTGCAGGAGACAAAGCCCGACGAGATCTATAACCTCGCCGCCCAGAGCCACGTCCAAGTCTCTTTTGAAACGCCGGAATATACCGCAAACGCCGATGGAATAGGCACTTTGCGGCTGCTCGAAGCTATCCGAATCTTGGGTCTGGACAAAACCACACGCTTTTATCAGGCCTCCACTTCCGAACTCTATGGCTTGGTTCAAGAAGTGCCTCAGCGGGAAACGACACCCTTTTATCCCCGGAGCCCTTACGCCGCGGCCAAGCTTTACGCTTATTGGATCGTCGTGAACTATCGTGAAGCTTACGGCATGCATGCATCCAACGGCATTCTGTTCAACCACGAAAGCCCCCTTCGTGGAGAAACCTTCGTGACCCGTAAGATCACCCGCGCTGCGGCTGCTATAAAGCTCGGACGGCAGGAAAGGCTTTATCTTGGCAATCTCGATGCCAAGCGGGACTGGGGGCATGCCCGCGAATACGTACGCGGCATGTGGCTGATGCTCCAGCAAGATCAGCCCGACGACTATGTTCTAGCCACCGGAGAAACGACACCAGTCCGAACCTTTGTCGAATGGGCATTTGCCGACATCGGTATTGATCTCGAATGGAAAGGACGCGGTGTTGAGGAAAAAGGTATCGACGCGGCGACGGGACAAGTTCTCGTTGAGGTCGATCCGCGCTATTTCCGGCCGACCGAGGTCGACTTGCTGATTGGAGATCCAACCAAGGCTCATGAAAAACTCGGTTGGCATCATGAGACCGGCGTGCGTGAACTGGCGCGTGAGATGGTGCAGGAAGACCTTCGCGTGATGCAATCCGATGTCGTTGCGAAGGGCGTGTAA
- the fcl gene encoding GDP-L-fucose synthase has product MTGYALRGKRIWVAGHRGMVGSAVARRLQQESCEVLTVRRDEVDLRDQAATMSWMMRERPHAVILAAAKVGGILANDTRPAEFLYDNLMIEANIVEASRQAGVEKLLFLGSSCIYPKFAEQPIAEEALLTGSLEPTNEWYAIAKIAGIKLAQSYRKQYGCEFISAMPTNLYGPGDNFDLNSSHVLPALIRKAHEAKLRGDKDMVLWGTGSPRREFLHADDCADALIFLMKNYSGDSHVNVGSGTDLSILELARLVCRIVGFEGRITHDLSKPDGTPRKLMSAEKLRSMGWVPRIDLEDGIRSTYEWFLVHRATEEAKANRQ; this is encoded by the coding sequence ATGACAGGCTATGCTCTTCGCGGGAAACGCATTTGGGTGGCTGGCCATCGGGGGATGGTAGGGTCCGCTGTTGCCCGGCGCCTTCAGCAGGAAAGCTGCGAAGTCCTGACCGTTCGTCGTGATGAGGTCGACCTGCGCGATCAGGCCGCAACCATGTCATGGATGATGAGAGAAAGGCCACACGCAGTCATACTGGCGGCTGCCAAAGTCGGCGGCATTCTTGCCAACGACACGAGACCGGCGGAATTTCTTTATGACAACCTGATGATAGAGGCCAACATAGTCGAGGCTTCGCGTCAGGCCGGCGTTGAGAAGCTTCTCTTTCTTGGATCGTCGTGCATCTATCCCAAGTTCGCCGAGCAGCCGATTGCCGAAGAGGCGCTGCTGACGGGCTCGCTTGAGCCGACCAATGAATGGTATGCGATCGCCAAGATTGCGGGCATCAAGCTGGCGCAGTCCTATCGCAAGCAATATGGCTGCGAGTTCATATCCGCCATGCCAACGAACCTTTACGGCCCCGGCGATAACTTCGATCTGAACTCCAGTCACGTGCTGCCCGCGCTTATTCGAAAAGCGCACGAGGCCAAGTTGCGCGGCGATAAGGACATGGTCCTCTGGGGCACTGGATCGCCGCGCCGGGAGTTTCTGCACGCCGATGATTGTGCCGATGCTCTCATCTTCCTCATGAAGAACTATTCGGGCGACAGTCATGTCAATGTCGGCAGCGGAACCGATCTTTCCATCCTGGAGCTCGCGCGGCTAGTGTGCAGGATTGTGGGCTTCGAGGGCCGGATCACCCACGACCTCTCCAAGCCCGACGGCACTCCTCGCAAACTAATGAGCGCGGAAAAGCTGCGCTCGATGGGATGGGTGCCCCGCATAGATCTGGAAGACGGAATACGGTCAACTTATGAGTGGTTCCTGGTGCACCGCGCAACTGAGGAAGCAAAAGCAAACCGGCAATAA
- a CDS encoding glycosyltransferase family 25 protein — protein sequence MQGSQLKVVVVNLARSADRRQQMAAILSPLGIRFEFFQAIDGRAGKHALFDRVDQRLAEVRRGFTLNGGEMGCFASHYLLWERCVRENTPLLIFEDDVAIDDSFMKAYSVTGERISRLGLIRFSGHKERAFTEYEKIDDGVKIVRFLKGPNGTSCYAVSPKAAKRLLAKASTWFEPVDLHLDRFWTHGVDSLGLFPYPVSHIANTAEQSEIWQGAQRAPKSRRFRKLRAIYRARDDVLRFLANLPYLLGTSKYLPAEVSQPIPERLEENS from the coding sequence ATGCAGGGAAGCCAGCTAAAAGTGGTGGTCGTCAATCTGGCACGGTCTGCTGACCGGCGCCAGCAGATGGCTGCTATCCTGTCGCCGCTGGGCATTCGTTTTGAATTCTTCCAAGCAATAGATGGCAGGGCGGGGAAGCACGCGCTGTTTGACCGGGTAGATCAGCGTCTTGCTGAGGTCCGGCGAGGTTTTACCTTGAATGGAGGTGAGATGGGCTGTTTTGCCAGCCATTACCTTCTGTGGGAGCGTTGCGTTCGAGAAAATACGCCGCTTCTCATTTTCGAAGACGATGTTGCGATTGATGATAGCTTTATGAAAGCATACTCGGTCACGGGCGAGAGGATAAGCCGACTTGGCCTTATACGTTTTTCTGGCCACAAGGAGAGAGCTTTTACCGAGTACGAAAAAATCGATGATGGAGTGAAGATCGTCCGCTTCCTTAAGGGTCCAAATGGTACGTCCTGCTACGCCGTGTCGCCAAAGGCGGCAAAGAGACTGTTGGCTAAAGCCTCAACATGGTTCGAGCCGGTGGACCTGCATTTGGATCGGTTTTGGACCCATGGCGTAGATAGCCTGGGCCTCTTCCCTTACCCCGTTAGTCACATCGCAAACACCGCAGAACAATCTGAAATCTGGCAAGGAGCTCAACGAGCGCCAAAGTCCCGGAGATTCCGAAAGCTCCGGGCAATATATCGCGCCCGCGATGACGTCCTTCGCTTCCTCGCAAATTTGCCCTACCTGCTGGGCACGTCTAAATACCTCCCCGCCGAGGTCAGCCAACCAATTCCAGAGCGTCTCGAAGAAAACTCATAG
- a CDS encoding alpha-1,2-fucosyltransferase produces the protein MVVITHIVGGLGNQMFQYAVGRSLSVSTGQTLKLDLASMKKYTRREFSLQQFNIHADLARPHETPVTRSRGFLRRAFQLIQRQSPCQHIIEKAHTFDPTVMSLGGSLYFDGYWQSEKYFASIANTIRSDFSLAAPLSSGREAILSHIRTTNAVSVHVRRGDYVTNPSANATHGTIEPGWYEAAMQRMAERTDDPSFFVFSDDPAWAQQNLKSSWKMTFVEPQQDGRDGEDMHLMAACRNHITANSTFSWWGAWLNANPAKHVIAPLHWFRSPLHDDKDLIPATWERV, from the coding sequence ATGGTTGTCATAACGCATATCGTCGGCGGATTGGGTAACCAAATGTTCCAATATGCTGTCGGACGTTCGCTGTCTGTGAGTACCGGCCAGACATTGAAGCTGGACCTCGCGTCCATGAAGAAATACACCCGCCGGGAATTTTCACTGCAGCAGTTTAATATCCACGCAGACTTGGCTCGCCCCCACGAGACCCCTGTGACGCGTTCACGAGGCTTTCTCCGGCGAGCATTCCAGCTCATTCAAAGACAGAGCCCGTGCCAGCATATCATCGAGAAGGCACATACATTTGACCCAACCGTTATGAGCCTTGGCGGCTCATTGTACTTCGACGGTTACTGGCAGAGCGAAAAATACTTCGCATCGATCGCCAACACGATTCGGAGCGACTTCAGTCTCGCCGCACCCTTGAGTTCCGGAAGGGAAGCCATCTTGTCGCACATAAGAACAACAAATGCTGTTTCAGTACATGTTCGACGCGGCGACTACGTTACAAATCCCTCTGCAAACGCAACCCACGGAACCATAGAGCCTGGCTGGTATGAAGCTGCGATGCAGCGGATGGCGGAGCGGACGGATGATCCAAGCTTCTTCGTATTCTCGGATGACCCCGCTTGGGCGCAGCAGAATCTGAAATCGTCCTGGAAAATGACCTTCGTTGAGCCACAGCAGGACGGTCGAGATGGCGAGGACATGCACTTGATGGCCGCATGCCGCAACCATATTACGGCAAACAGCACTTTCAGTTGGTGGGGAGCTTGGCTAAACGCTAATCCAGCGAAACATGTGATAGCGCCTTTACACTGGTTCCGGTCGCCGTTGCACGACGACAAGGATCTCATCCCGGCGACTTGGGAGCGGGTTTGA
- a CDS encoding ABC transporter ATP-binding protein — MANSSTTFKVIKRVFAENGREYALQYSIAIACLVIISLSTAFTAWVMKSVINEAFVERRADLVWGICVAIFIAFVLRGFASYGQAVILSKIGNNIAARYQVRAYSHLLKLSVGFFNQLRSGRVVAQLGQNINGVRQVMNLTITSAARDLLTFVSLVGVMFVQEPWLSLFVFLTAPPLGYGLRKLSRRLRAVTRETAHAGSHVFGAIQETIQGVAIIKAFTLETELERKMDGLIGFAEQRANKVVRVSERSGPLIEIFAGFAVSTIMAYAAYRSIYQDVPPGGFLSFLTALLLAYDPARRLARLPVQLAAAVTNAEMVYEILDTKPHQRDLPDAKPLVITDARIEFRNVSFAYGQDEILRDISFVAEGGKTTALVGPSGAGKSTIITLVPRFYDPRKGQILIDGQDIAHVTKQSLREQLAYVSQQPYLFEGNIRDNIRYGRPEATDEEVERAASLAYAHEFILAQPRGYDTPVGENGVTLSGGQRQRLSIARALVRNAPILLLDEATSALDTESEAAVQKALDEAMVGRTVVVIAHRLSTVVRANKIVVMQQGRVMEEGNHDSLTRKDSLYARLGRLDHTYRVAR; from the coding sequence ATGGCAAACAGCAGTACAACATTCAAGGTAATCAAGCGCGTCTTTGCGGAAAATGGACGCGAGTATGCATTGCAGTATTCGATTGCGATTGCATGCCTCGTTATCATCTCCCTGTCGACAGCGTTCACCGCTTGGGTCATGAAGTCCGTTATCAACGAGGCATTTGTTGAGCGCCGCGCCGATCTCGTCTGGGGCATCTGTGTGGCAATTTTTATCGCCTTCGTCTTGCGCGGGTTTGCGAGCTACGGTCAGGCGGTCATTCTCTCCAAGATCGGCAACAACATAGCAGCTCGATACCAAGTTCGCGCGTATTCCCATCTCCTCAAGCTTTCGGTCGGATTTTTTAATCAACTGCGATCTGGGCGGGTCGTCGCTCAATTGGGACAGAATATCAACGGCGTTCGTCAGGTGATGAACCTTACCATCACTTCGGCGGCACGAGATCTGCTTACGTTTGTGTCCCTGGTTGGCGTCATGTTTGTGCAAGAGCCTTGGCTGAGCCTTTTCGTCTTTCTTACGGCGCCGCCGCTGGGCTATGGACTGCGCAAACTGTCTAGGCGCCTTCGCGCTGTCACGCGAGAAACCGCTCATGCCGGTAGTCACGTGTTTGGTGCCATTCAGGAAACGATTCAGGGCGTTGCTATCATCAAAGCGTTCACGCTAGAGACAGAACTCGAGCGGAAGATGGACGGGCTGATTGGGTTCGCCGAACAGCGCGCGAATAAAGTTGTCCGTGTCTCCGAGCGGTCCGGACCACTGATCGAGATATTTGCAGGTTTCGCTGTTTCGACCATCATGGCCTACGCGGCCTACCGTTCGATCTATCAGGATGTTCCCCCAGGCGGATTTCTGTCATTTCTGACGGCCCTTTTGCTGGCCTATGATCCGGCCAGGCGCCTCGCACGCCTGCCAGTTCAACTGGCAGCCGCAGTTACCAACGCTGAAATGGTCTATGAGATTCTCGATACAAAGCCGCATCAGCGTGACCTGCCCGATGCGAAGCCGCTGGTCATCACCGATGCCCGCATTGAATTCCGCAACGTCTCCTTCGCCTACGGTCAGGACGAGATCCTTCGTGATATCAGTTTTGTCGCTGAAGGCGGAAAAACGACTGCACTTGTCGGTCCTTCTGGCGCCGGCAAGTCGACCATCATCACGCTTGTTCCGCGGTTCTATGATCCAAGGAAGGGACAAATTCTGATCGACGGTCAGGACATCGCCCATGTGACGAAGCAGTCGCTGCGCGAGCAACTGGCCTATGTCTCGCAGCAGCCCTATCTGTTTGAAGGCAATATCCGCGACAATATCCGCTACGGTCGTCCAGAGGCGACCGATGAGGAGGTCGAGCGCGCCGCGAGCCTCGCCTACGCCCATGAATTCATTCTGGCCCAACCCCGGGGCTATGACACGCCCGTCGGCGAAAACGGCGTGACGCTTTCGGGTGGCCAGCGCCAACGCCTTTCTATCGCGCGCGCGCTTGTCCGCAACGCACCGATCCTCCTCCTCGATGAGGCGACGTCGGCGCTCGATACCGAATCGGAAGCTGCGGTGCAGAAGGCGCTCGATGAAGCGATGGTTGGAAGGACCGTTGTTGTCATTGCCCATCGGCTCTCCACTGTCGTCCGTGCAAATAAGATCGTGGTCATGCAACAGGGCCGGGTCATGGAAGAAGGCAATCACGATAGCCTCACCCGGAAGGATAGCCTCTACGCACGGCTTGGGCGTCTTGATCATACATACAGGGTCGCAAGATGA
- a CDS encoding glycosyltransferase family 10 domain-containing protein, whose product MIIAGFVSTSPTWDWSRQFPDGIAEWEGVKFLIGKNVQACDILFVYDGFSEPLLEINTRYRAFIASEPASVKTYNPKFLEQFDAVFTTDRRTAHPNVVFTQVGLPWHVGAWDVDGKLRARALPFEELENLRPQKTKQVSIVSSNKAFTEGHRERLEFVARVKSYFGEEVDVYGRGINSFADKVEVLSDYRYHIAIENSVFKDYWTEKLADPLLTLTYPIYHGCPNILEYFPEGSLTPIDISEPDEAIRTIAKIVGSDAAENAASLLGEARRRVLHEHNLFVLLAGIAKASLNETLPYTKCVLRSEHSSESRTNRLRKSVERRINKLSRFFTGPQHR is encoded by the coding sequence ATGATCATTGCCGGCTTCGTTTCGACCTCGCCGACGTGGGACTGGAGTCGGCAGTTCCCAGATGGGATAGCCGAATGGGAGGGCGTTAAATTCCTCATTGGAAAGAACGTGCAAGCTTGCGATATCTTGTTCGTATACGATGGCTTTTCGGAGCCGCTCCTCGAAATTAACACTCGCTATCGAGCCTTTATCGCATCGGAGCCTGCGAGCGTTAAGACATACAATCCAAAGTTCCTCGAGCAATTCGACGCGGTCTTCACGACCGACAGGCGCACCGCCCATCCAAATGTAGTTTTCACGCAGGTTGGACTACCTTGGCACGTTGGTGCATGGGATGTTGATGGCAAGTTGCGTGCGAGAGCGCTGCCATTCGAGGAATTGGAAAACCTCCGCCCTCAAAAGACCAAGCAGGTTTCCATCGTGTCCTCTAACAAGGCGTTTACGGAAGGTCATCGCGAAAGGCTGGAATTTGTAGCGCGCGTCAAATCCTATTTCGGAGAGGAAGTCGATGTATACGGGAGAGGCATCAATAGTTTTGCCGATAAAGTCGAGGTGTTGTCCGACTACCGCTATCACATTGCGATCGAGAACTCGGTTTTCAAAGACTACTGGACCGAGAAGCTAGCCGATCCTTTGCTGACACTCACCTATCCGATTTATCATGGATGCCCAAATATCCTTGAGTACTTTCCTGAAGGCTCACTGACGCCGATCGATATTTCCGAGCCAGATGAGGCGATACGGACCATAGCAAAAATTGTAGGTTCAGACGCAGCTGAAAATGCAGCGTCACTACTTGGCGAGGCTCGGCGCCGCGTTCTCCACGAGCATAATCTTTTTGTTTTGCTGGCCGGAATTGCCAAAGCCTCATTGAATGAGACGTTGCCCTATACAAAATGCGTACTCCGCTCCGAGCACTCGAGCGAGTCGCGAACAAATAGGCTAAGAAAGTCTGTAGAGAGGCGTATTAACAAGCTGAGCAGGTTTTTTACGGGGCCGCAGCATCGGTAG
- a CDS encoding FkbM family methyltransferase yields MSQLEFFISKAVRFPPKLVKQTFRRIKRFYKTRIVRDEFTVEIRRWFKDNGDATLRLEYDLSEESVVFDLGGYVGDFAEAMSQRYNCYVYVFEPSREFHDKCLERFRDNPKVRCFNFGLGDADGHFVLSQDLDGSSTKRHEQPEGGELVEIKNFSTVFASLGLESIDLMKINIEGGEYDILPHLIQTGLVEKINHIQVQFHNFVQNARKLRENIISGLKRTHERDWCYTFVWESWSRRR; encoded by the coding sequence ATGTCACAGCTCGAGTTTTTCATCAGCAAAGCAGTCCGATTCCCGCCAAAACTGGTGAAGCAAACTTTCCGCCGGATTAAACGCTTTTACAAGACACGTATTGTCCGAGACGAATTCACAGTAGAAATCCGCCGCTGGTTTAAGGACAACGGCGACGCAACCTTGCGTCTTGAGTACGATCTCTCAGAGGAATCAGTTGTTTTCGACCTCGGCGGTTACGTCGGTGACTTCGCAGAGGCGATGTCACAAAGATACAATTGCTATGTCTACGTTTTCGAGCCCAGCCGCGAGTTTCACGATAAGTGCCTAGAGCGATTCCGCGACAACCCGAAGGTTAGGTGCTTTAACTTCGGCCTGGGTGACGCCGATGGTCACTTCGTTCTCTCACAGGACCTAGACGGATCGTCAACGAAGCGCCACGAACAACCTGAAGGTGGAGAACTGGTAGAAATCAAAAATTTCTCGACTGTCTTCGCCAGTCTCGGGCTTGAAAGCATCGACCTAATGAAGATCAATATAGAAGGTGGAGAGTATGATATATTACCGCACCTGATTCAGACCGGCCTTGTTGAAAAGATCAATCATATTCAAGTGCAATTCCATAATTTCGTGCAAAACGCGAGGAAACTCCGCGAAAACATTATATCTGGATTAAAGAGAACACATGAAAGAGACTGGTGCTATACTTTCGTCTGGGAAAGCTGGTCACGTAGGAGATGA